In the Nitrospirales bacterium LBB_01 genome, one interval contains:
- a CDS encoding response regulator has translation MVSYIKDIKKEIIIKHPRILTSYIVICLIALITTAFWSHNKIMQKLHIDVMNYLNVYNYYLMGDIKDFSVQKQLMSENPLIIRFFKQPKEIAAMNEYLLTFNSTIGAAVTYLINKDGLTLSASNYKSSESFIGKNYSFREYFQSAIKGKPNAFVALGIMTGKLGYYSAQPVKDGKDIVGVIVIKFDLKFFEPKTHEVKGILLLTDSNGVIFASNDNKYLYHTISKLPDQVLQKIKDSRQYGSQALLPLPIIKSTEKNIFNIVTIRQKNNSDNKYSDVEYIMEDIQNPEDNWHVYLLVDLSGVRKEVLNDVLYVFLIIIVLSLLVLFNVMIMADIKRRKQYEKEMKDKNEELEARVEERTQMLNDTNELLLFEVVERKKSEYELERNRYFIETVLDSIEDGIVACDSDGVIRLLNKKLHNIHGLPTEPIPPDEWANYYDLYLPDGKTKMQKTDNPLFRALQGEYVTDFEMVIAPKNGTPHTMVATGRLLIDKNGNKVGAVVSTHDITERKRFEKELEKQHHFIKVVLDCVEDGILACDSGGVITLFNTTMKELHGIPAEPIPPDKWADYFTLYLPDGKTKVQMTDTPLFRALQGENVTDFEMVIVTKDNIPHIVVTTSRMLIDTVGNKMGAVVSAHDITERKKMENELLKAKELAEEANSAKSEFLANMSHEIRTPMNAIIGLSELVLDMELQQQQREYIGTVLNSANALLSLINDILDLSKIEAGKLELEETEFDLRELVENICEPLSIQAHKKRLELSSHIKPVVPLKLKGDPARLRQILLNLVGNAMKFTTIGEILIEVEKASANTDDKSVLLHFSVIDTGIGIPASKFDHIFESFSQADGSMTRKYGGTGLGLTITKQLVTLMGGKIWIESTEGKGSTFHFTACFAVSEEDKTPATCILNDKKILIACNYSSCRNIIKDILGDTCNEICEAIGADETLKRLEAAKSAGKPYDIIFVDVRLSGTGGFKMVEHIKADSGIPSPVVMMLNSNQREGDFEQCTEIGVSGHIVKPIKYKDIIDAVTKVFSNQSDKIETDIRQMSIAPVQTELLPLRILLVEDNQTNRVVAKAILKKHGYIVTEAVDGQKAVDLASEVMFDLILMDVQMPVMDGFEATKILRGLETTRKIPIIAMTAHALKGDKERCLEVGMDDYITKPINSSELIQTIKKYTGQKQ, from the coding sequence ATGGTTTCTTACATAAAAGATATAAAAAAAGAAATAATTATCAAACACCCTCGTATTTTGACCTCATATATCGTAATCTGCCTGATTGCGCTGATAACTACTGCCTTTTGGTCGCATAACAAAATAATGCAAAAGCTGCATATTGATGTGATGAATTATTTAAATGTGTACAATTACTATTTGATGGGTGATATAAAAGATTTCTCTGTTCAAAAACAACTTATGTCGGAAAATCCCTTAATTATTAGGTTTTTTAAGCAGCCCAAAGAAATCGCTGCTATGAATGAATACTTGTTGACGTTTAACTCTACTATTGGAGCGGCTGTAACATATTTAATCAATAAAGATGGACTCACGCTGTCAGCAAGTAACTACAAGTCCAGCGAAAGTTTTATCGGTAAGAATTACAGTTTCAGGGAATACTTCCAGAGCGCCATCAAAGGAAAACCAAATGCATTTGTTGCCCTTGGTATTATGACCGGTAAGCTTGGGTATTATTCTGCGCAGCCTGTGAAAGATGGTAAAGATATAGTAGGAGTGATTGTAATTAAATTTGATTTGAAGTTTTTTGAACCAAAAACTCATGAAGTCAAAGGAATATTGCTTCTTACAGATAGCAATGGTGTTATTTTTGCTTCTAATGATAATAAATACTTGTACCACACCATTAGTAAGTTGCCAGATCAAGTTTTGCAAAAAATAAAAGACAGTAGGCAATATGGCAGCCAAGCGTTGCTCCCTCTGCCCATAATTAAATCAACTGAGAAAAATATTTTTAATATTGTTACAATTCGTCAAAAAAATAACTCTGATAACAAATACTCTGATGTTGAGTACATTATGGAGGATATTCAAAACCCGGAGGATAATTGGCATGTATATTTGCTTGTAGATCTTTCAGGGGTCAGAAAAGAAGTTCTAAACGATGTTTTGTACGTATTTCTGATAATAATTGTTTTATCTTTATTGGTTCTATTCAACGTGATGATAATGGCAGACATAAAAAGGCGCAAGCAGTATGAAAAGGAAATGAAAGATAAAAATGAAGAGTTAGAAGCGAGGGTTGAAGAAAGAACTCAGATGCTAAACGATACCAATGAACTTCTGCTGTTTGAGGTAGTGGAGCGTAAGAAATCTGAGTATGAGTTAGAAAGAAACCGCTATTTTATTGAAACGGTGCTTGATAGTATTGAAGATGGTATAGTGGCTTGTGACAGTGACGGCGTTATAAGGTTACTTAACAAAAAACTCCATAATATACACGGATTACCTACTGAGCCGATACCTCCTGATGAATGGGCAAACTATTACGACCTATACTTACCTGACGGTAAAACTAAGATGCAGAAAACTGATAATCCTCTGTTTAGAGCGCTGCAAGGTGAATATGTTACAGATTTTGAGATGGTTATTGCTCCCAAAAATGGCACACCACACACAATGGTGGCAACAGGCAGATTATTAATAGATAAGAATGGCAATAAAGTGGGCGCAGTAGTCTCGACACATGATATTACAGAGCGTAAGAGATTTGAAAAAGAGTTAGAAAAACAACACCACTTTATCAAAGTAGTGCTTGATTGTGTTGAAGATGGGATATTAGCTTGTGACAGCGGTGGAGTTATAACGTTATTTAACACAACAATGAAGGAGCTGCACGGAATACCTGCTGAACCGATACCTCCTGATAAATGGGCAGACTACTTTACTCTATATTTACCTGACGGAAAAACTAAGGTGCAAATGACTGATACCCCTCTGTTTAGAGCACTGCAAGGCGAAAATGTTACAGATTTTGAGATGGTTATTGTCACTAAAGATAACATTCCACACATAGTGGTAACAACAAGCAGAATGTTAATAGATACGGTTGGCAACAAAATGGGCGCTGTGGTATCGGCGCATGATATTACAGAGCGTAAGAAAATGGAGAATGAATTACTCAAAGCAAAGGAATTGGCAGAGGAGGCAAACAGCGCTAAAAGCGAGTTTCTTGCCAACATGAGCCATGAAATTCGTACCCCTATGAATGCAATTATCGGACTAAGTGAACTTGTTCTTGACATGGAGTTACAACAGCAGCAGAGGGAATACATAGGAACAGTGCTAAATTCTGCCAATGCTCTCTTATCGCTTATAAACGACATACTTGACTTATCAAAAATTGAGGCCGGTAAGCTGGAGCTTGAGGAAACTGAATTTGACCTCCGCGAGTTAGTGGAAAACATCTGTGAACCGCTTTCAATTCAGGCGCATAAAAAGAGACTGGAGCTCTCAAGTCATATAAAGCCCGTGGTACCGTTAAAGCTAAAGGGCGACCCTGCACGTCTCAGGCAGATTCTTCTTAATCTTGTGGGCAATGCGATGAAATTTACTACAATAGGTGAAATATTGATAGAGGTTGAGAAGGCGTCGGCTAATACCGATGATAAATCCGTATTGCTGCATTTTTCTGTAATTGATACCGGAATAGGAATACCTGCTTCAAAATTTGACCACATATTTGAAAGCTTTTCTCAGGCTGACGGCTCAATGACAAGAAAATACGGCGGAACCGGACTGGGGCTTACCATAACGAAACAGTTGGTAACACTGATGGGCGGCAAAATATGGATAGAGAGCACAGAGGGTAAGGGGAGCACATTTCATTTCACGGCATGCTTTGCTGTAAGCGAAGAAGACAAAACTCCTGCGACGTGTATTTTAAACGATAAAAAGATACTGATAGCCTGCAACTACTCCAGTTGCCGCAACATAATTAAAGACATTCTGGGTGATACATGTAATGAGATATGCGAGGCGATTGGGGCTGATGAAACGCTTAAGAGACTGGAGGCTGCAAAGTCTGCTGGTAAGCCGTATGATATTATCTTTGTTGATGTTAGGTTATCCGGCACCGGTGGTTTTAAAATGGTGGAGCACATAAAGGCAGATTCCGGAATCCCTTCTCCTGTGGTTATGATGTTAAACTCCAACCAGAGAGAGGGGGATTTTGAACAGTGTACCGAGATAGGGGTTTCCGGACATATAGTTAAACCAATAAAATATAAGGACATTATAGATGCAGTTACTAAGGTATTTTCTAATCAATCAGACAAAATTGAGACAGACATTAGGCAGATGAGCATAGCGCCGGTTCAAACTGAACTGTTGCCCTTGCGTATACTGCTGGTTGAGGATAACCAGACAAACAGGGTGGTTGCTAAAGCAATATTGAAAAAACATGGGTATATTGTAACTGAAGCGGTGGATGGACAAAAGGCTGTTGATTTAGCTTCGGAGGTGATGTTTGATTTAATTCTTATGGATGTGCAGATGCCGGTAATGGACGGCTTTGAAGCGACAAAAATATTAAGAGGATTAGAAACAACCAGAAAAATCCCAATAATCGCAATGACTGCACATGCTCTAAAAGGAGACAAGGAGCGCTGCTTGGAGGTTGGAATGGACGACTATATAACAAAACCTATTAACTCCTCAGAGTTGATTCAAACAATTAAGAAATATACGGGACAGAAACAATAA
- the thiC gene encoding phosphomethylpyrimidine synthase ThiC, protein MAQIEKAQQGIITNEVRAVAVSERVDTELIMRRLASGKITIPSNSNRKSKIIGIGKGLKTKVNASIGTSTDIVNPEMEIEKAQIAEKFGADTIMDLSVGGNLTEIRQAIMDAVTLPLGTVPIYEAFAVAAERYGSITEMPEELLWEVIERQCEEGVAFMAVHCGINRLTLEVLKKQHYRYGGLVSKGGACMVAWMQYNNKENPLYEKFDRVVSILRKHDVVLSLGNGFRAGAIHDATDRVQIQELLINCEFSEVGRGMGCQTMVEGPGHIPINEIEANIILAKKLSGEAPFYMLGPITTDIAPGYDHITSAVGAALSSSYGVDFLCYVTPAEHIGLPFPEDVREGVIAAKIAAHIGDMIKLRDTDRDKKISKARRDMDWQSQFDLAIDPQRAVEIRNKRGAANEHSCTMCGKFCANDMLQGMFEKHTKGTDKH, encoded by the coding sequence ATGGCACAAATTGAAAAAGCACAACAAGGCATAATCACAAATGAGGTTAGGGCGGTTGCAGTAAGTGAACGAGTTGATACTGAACTTATAATGCGGCGGTTGGCGTCGGGTAAAATAACAATCCCGTCAAACTCTAACAGAAAATCAAAAATTATCGGTATCGGTAAGGGGTTAAAAACCAAGGTTAACGCCTCAATCGGCACTTCAACCGACATTGTTAACCCTGAGATGGAGATAGAAAAAGCTCAGATTGCAGAAAAATTCGGCGCTGATACAATAATGGACTTAAGCGTGGGCGGCAACCTCACTGAAATCAGACAAGCAATAATGGATGCTGTAACACTGCCCTTAGGAACCGTCCCCATTTATGAGGCATTTGCCGTAGCGGCTGAAAGATACGGCTCGATTACAGAGATGCCGGAGGAGCTGCTGTGGGAGGTCATAGAAAGGCAGTGTGAGGAGGGCGTGGCCTTTATGGCGGTTCATTGCGGAATAAACAGACTGACATTGGAGGTGCTTAAAAAACAGCACTATCGGTATGGCGGATTGGTTTCAAAGGGAGGGGCGTGCATGGTGGCATGGATGCAGTACAATAACAAGGAAAATCCTTTATACGAGAAATTTGACCGAGTGGTCAGCATCCTGAGAAAGCATGACGTAGTTCTAAGTCTTGGCAATGGATTTAGAGCCGGAGCAATTCATGATGCAACGGACAGGGTTCAGATACAGGAGTTACTTATAAACTGTGAGTTTTCAGAAGTTGGAAGGGGGATGGGTTGTCAAACAATGGTAGAGGGACCAGGGCACATTCCAATCAATGAGATAGAGGCAAACATTATTCTGGCTAAAAAACTAAGCGGAGAAGCACCGTTTTATATGCTTGGGCCAATCACTACCGATATAGCACCCGGCTATGACCACATCACATCTGCCGTAGGAGCAGCGCTCTCATCGTCCTACGGAGTGGATTTCCTGTGTTACGTAACTCCTGCCGAGCATATTGGTTTGCCCTTTCCAGAGGATGTAAGAGAGGGTGTAATAGCAGCCAAAATAGCGGCTCACATTGGAGATATGATTAAACTGAGGGACACAGACAGAGATAAGAAAATCAGCAAGGCACGAAGGGATATGGACTGGCAAAGTCAGTTTGATTTGGCAATTGATCCACAAAGGGCAGTTGAGATAAGAAATAAAAGGGGAGCTGCCAACGAACACTCCTGCACAATGTGCGGAAAGTTCTGTGCTAACGATATGTTACAAGGAATGTTTGAAAAACATACCAAAGGAACAGATAAACACTGA
- a CDS encoding rhodanese-like domain-containing protein → MRRKVVFLTLVLLLVSYCFAFAGDANRPWPESIDEYVAAVKKTINLIDMEAFKKVVENKGDAVILDVREPEEYASGHVPGAINIPRGLAEFAIWKKVAGFPDKTDTSKKLYIYCKLSGRAALTAKALKDVGFTNVTSVNMKMDDWVKAGHPVER, encoded by the coding sequence ATGAGGAGAAAAGTTGTATTCCTAACTTTGGTGTTACTGTTAGTATCCTATTGCTTTGCTTTTGCAGGGGATGCTAATCGGCCATGGCCAGAGAGCATTGATGAGTATGTCGCAGCGGTTAAAAAGACAATTAATCTCATTGATATGGAAGCCTTTAAAAAAGTTGTGGAAAATAAGGGCGATGCAGTTATTCTTGATGTTAGAGAACCGGAGGAGTATGCTTCGGGACATGTTCCTGGCGCAATCAACATTCCACGTGGTCTTGCCGAATTTGCGATTTGGAAAAAGGTAGCAGGGTTTCCTGACAAAACAGATACATCAAAGAAGCTTTACATCTATTGCAAACTTAGTGGACGTGCAGCTCTTACCGCAAAAGCTCTTAAAGACGTTGGTTTTACAAACGTTACCTCTGTAAACATGAAAATGGATGACTGGGTAAAGGCAGGACATCCTGTAGAGCGCTAA
- a CDS encoding molybdopterin-dependent oxidoreductase — MLKKKLSRRTFLKTAGVAVAATSALSQQSCKKRPKQSSNKSEIKKIATQCQGCGANRCAIYVYVKNGRIWKVEGNPKSNYNLGSVCPRGHGYVHGLYDKYRIKQPLKRTENNTFVPISWEDAFKEIAMKLNLIIMDNGPQSVFWLQYPMANAALSFRFMHALGSPNTISHGSTCYVARNAAFNVTYGGLPSGDMKHSRYTIIVGRNPAAGIRLYHLHDLMYAKNNGAKIVVIDPRHSETAVIANDWLPVNPGTDLALLLGLMHVIIDENLYDKEFIENYTVGFDKLEEMIASYPPKWAEKVCDIPKELIYSIAREFAANKPHALVHRGYHGGYGAGYVNSFQTARAIAIINALAGNFEREGGLYMPLKPELGELKEGGHPSPEFPTAPKADGSGIPGRYPLGSYSDGISHAVPELAMSGDLSAGFIYHTNPLRTNPNPKRVMSGYKKLKLLVTIDTVMSETASISDYVLPESFFLERDDAVDTVHSLKTGQVSIVQQVVKPMYDTKPLLDILTGLSKWLGIEKYFAFTQDEANALRLKPFGITLDELKREGVMDVGTAWTEGFKPLKTKSEKIEIYSEKLASLNIDPLPHWIAPLTSPDPNDKHSFRLLHGKQAVQTNVMTFYIPELRELSLRADMIRLWINRSRAESLNIKDGDNVQIESDIGKGVMKVRVTEGLHPSCVWMPSGYGGFSKYLDNAYGVGLSYNDFLPTYFDPVVGHVMANEIIVRIKKV, encoded by the coding sequence ATGTTAAAGAAAAAACTATCAAGACGGACATTTCTTAAGACTGCTGGTGTGGCAGTAGCTGCAACGAGCGCTTTAAGCCAGCAGAGTTGTAAAAAACGCCCCAAGCAAAGCTCTAATAAATCCGAGATTAAGAAAATCGCTACACAGTGTCAGGGATGCGGCGCCAATCGCTGCGCTATTTATGTGTATGTCAAAAACGGGCGCATTTGGAAAGTAGAGGGCAATCCAAAATCTAATTATAATTTGGGGTCAGTGTGCCCAAGAGGACACGGCTATGTACACGGTCTTTATGATAAATACAGGATAAAGCAGCCGCTTAAAAGAACCGAAAACAACACTTTTGTGCCAATCTCCTGGGAGGATGCCTTCAAGGAGATTGCAATGAAGTTAAACTTAATAATTATGGACAATGGCCCGCAATCCGTCTTTTGGCTTCAGTACCCTATGGCAAACGCAGCCCTATCATTTAGATTTATGCACGCACTTGGCTCTCCTAACACCATATCGCACGGCTCTACGTGCTATGTGGCAAGAAATGCCGCTTTTAATGTAACCTACGGCGGACTGCCCTCAGGTGATATGAAGCACTCCCGCTACACTATAATTGTCGGCAGAAATCCCGCAGCCGGTATCAGATTATATCATCTGCATGACCTAATGTATGCCAAAAATAACGGCGCTAAGATTGTCGTCATTGACCCGCGTCACAGTGAAACCGCAGTGATTGCCAACGACTGGCTCCCGGTAAATCCTGGAACAGACCTTGCGTTACTTTTGGGCTTGATGCACGTGATTATTGATGAGAATCTTTATGACAAAGAATTTATAGAAAATTACACAGTTGGGTTTGATAAACTTGAGGAGATGATCGCCTCCTATCCGCCTAAGTGGGCTGAGAAAGTGTGTGACATCCCAAAGGAACTTATTTATAGCATAGCCCGTGAATTTGCGGCAAACAAGCCTCATGCACTTGTTCACAGGGGTTATCACGGTGGATACGGCGCAGGGTATGTAAACAGTTTTCAAACGGCACGGGCAATTGCAATAATTAATGCGCTTGCCGGGAATTTTGAGAGAGAAGGCGGTCTCTATATGCCTTTGAAACCAGAACTTGGAGAGCTTAAAGAGGGAGGGCACCCATCCCCTGAGTTTCCCACAGCGCCAAAAGCCGACGGCTCGGGGATTCCAGGAAGATATCCGCTTGGCTCATACTCCGATGGAATATCTCATGCCGTGCCTGAGCTTGCGATGAGCGGAGACCTTTCGGCAGGTTTCATTTATCACACAAATCCGCTCCGCACTAATCCCAATCCAAAACGGGTGATGAGCGGCTACAAAAAACTCAAACTTCTGGTTACGATTGACACTGTGATGTCAGAGACTGCATCTATATCAGACTATGTGCTGCCTGAGTCCTTTTTTCTTGAAAGAGATGATGCGGTTGATACAGTGCACTCCTTAAAAACCGGTCAAGTAAGCATAGTGCAGCAGGTGGTAAAGCCGATGTATGACACAAAGCCGCTTCTGGATATTCTTACCGGACTTTCCAAGTGGCTTGGTATAGAGAAATACTTTGCTTTCACGCAGGATGAGGCAAATGCTTTGCGGCTAAAGCCGTTTGGCATTACGCTTGATGAGTTGAAACGAGAGGGTGTTATGGATGTTGGAACTGCGTGGACAGAGGGATTTAAACCCCTAAAAACAAAATCGGAAAAAATTGAAATATACTCTGAAAAACTCGCCTCATTAAACATTGACCCGCTTCCGCACTGGATTGCCCCACTCACATCCCCTGACCCCAACGATAAACACTCTTTCAGACTCCTTCACGGCAAACAAGCAGTTCAAACTAACGTCATGACTTTTTATATTCCAGAGCTTCGTGAGCTAAGTCTTAGAGCAGATATGATTCGCCTTTGGATAAATCGCAGCAGAGCGGAATCACTTAATATTAAGGACGGCGACAATGTGCAGATTGAGTCTGATATTGGAAAAGGTGTGATGAAAGTGCGAGTCACTGAGGGACTTCATCCCTCCTGTGTGTGGATGCCAAGCGGTTATGGCGGATTTTCAAAATACTTGGACAACGCTTATGGCGTTGGGTTATCTTACAATGATTTTCTGCCTACGTATTTTGACCCTGTGGTGGGACACGTTATGGCAAATGAAATCATAGTGCGGATAAAGAAGGTTTAG
- a CDS encoding 4Fe-4S dicluster domain-containing protein: MLIDSSKCIGCHSCTVACQNQNDLPPKEIFNRIEEKEYGKFPNFTRRFLPVQCQHCDNPPCVRVCPVGASYKRSDGIVMVDTEQCIGCKYCVLSCPYNVRVVSGEYGFVHKCNFCIDLVLKGEKPACVTTCPMGVRIFGDLNDPDSALVKALVKTNHLQLLKELNTKPSVYYVIR; encoded by the coding sequence ATGCTTATAGATTCCAGTAAGTGCATAGGATGTCATTCATGCACGGTTGCTTGCCAAAATCAAAACGATCTCCCTCCAAAGGAAATTTTTAATCGGATTGAGGAAAAAGAATACGGGAAATTCCCGAACTTTACCAGACGGTTTTTGCCTGTGCAGTGTCAGCACTGTGACAATCCGCCATGCGTAAGGGTGTGTCCGGTTGGAGCCTCCTATAAGCGCTCTGACGGCATTGTGATGGTTGACACGGAACAATGTATCGGCTGTAAGTACTGTGTGCTGTCATGTCCATATAATGTGCGGGTGGTTAGTGGGGAGTACGGCTTTGTGCATAAGTGTAATTTTTGCATAGACCTTGTTTTAAAGGGAGAGAAACCAGCTTGCGTTACGACATGTCCTATGGGAGTCAGGATATTTGGAGACCTTAACGACCCGGACAGTGCGCTTGTCAAAGCTCTTGTTAAAACCAATCATCTCCAATTGCTTAAAGAGCTAAATACAAAACCATCGGTTTATTACGTTATACGATGA
- the nrfD gene encoding polysulfide reductase NrfD has translation MNHIYWNYIIAFYLFTAGISAGAVLVGSIAKFIDSGKYRLTIKTAALTAPFPIMVGMLGLVYDLEKPMYFWRLFTVFEITSVMSVGAWIIFLFSIICGINFIAELPDKYDFLKLRNLFKSPSVKNLLNVSGFVLAFSTATYTGVLLCCLSARPFWNSPMLPLMFMFSAVIDGIAVIRLIALFSKPDEVKQNNHLLHIMDMVLVPFLALSIILFLFGLYNSTDYARSSVSLVLSGELRISFFAGVLLIGIIVPVLFGIYEFFSGYKLSVNLKIVVLLSTLIGGYMLRYVVIYAGQIADAVF, from the coding sequence ATGAACCATATATATTGGAATTACATAATAGCGTTTTATTTATTTACTGCTGGAATAAGCGCTGGGGCTGTGTTGGTTGGCTCAATTGCAAAATTTATAGACAGCGGCAAATATCGGCTGACTATAAAAACAGCCGCCCTTACTGCGCCATTTCCTATAATGGTCGGTATGCTTGGGCTTGTATATGATTTGGAAAAACCTATGTACTTTTGGCGGCTTTTTACTGTCTTTGAAATAACCTCAGTTATGTCTGTTGGCGCATGGATAATATTTCTTTTTTCTATTATCTGTGGTATTAATTTTATTGCTGAGTTACCTGATAAATATGACTTTTTAAAACTGAGGAATTTGTTTAAAAGTCCTTCAGTAAAAAATCTGTTAAATGTGTCAGGATTTGTTTTGGCCTTTTCTACTGCGACTTACACGGGGGTTCTATTGTGTTGTCTTTCAGCACGGCCTTTTTGGAATTCTCCGATGTTGCCTCTGATGTTTATGTTTTCAGCCGTCATAGACGGTATAGCAGTCATTCGTTTAATAGCACTGTTTTCAAAACCAGACGAGGTTAAGCAAAACAATCACCTGCTTCACATCATGGATATGGTGCTGGTGCCGTTTTTGGCTTTATCAATTATTTTATTTTTGTTTGGACTGTATAATTCAACCGATTATGCTCGGAGTTCAGTTTCTTTAGTGTTAAGCGGAGAGCTTAGGATTTCATTTTTTGCAGGTGTACTGTTAATCGGCATAATTGTTCCCGTTTTATTTGGGATTTATGAGTTTTTTAGCGGATACAAACTTAGCGTTAATCTGAAGATTGTTGTGTTGCTGTCAACACTAATTGGCGGCTATATGTTAAGGTATGTCGTTATATATGCGGGTCAGATAGCAGACGCTGTGTTTTAA
- the nadC gene encoding carboxylating nicotinate-nucleotide diphosphorylase, producing MITPQIKEFIRNALAEDIGHGDITTNSTIDDASVSEAVVFAKETMVLAGIMMFKEVFDTLNQGVTVSILAYDGAVVQSGSKIASLTGKTASLLIGERVALNILQRLSGIATLTSKFVGEVKGLGVKILDTRKTTPNMRQLEKYAVTVGGGSNHRFGLYDGMLIKDNHIKACGGITRAVARAKKNIPFLTKIEVEVQTLSELNEALSCGVDAVMLDNMNIEQMKEAVGVVRSSGNNILIEASGNVTLQNVRSIAETGVDVISTGFITHSAQAVDISMKIL from the coding sequence ATGATAACTCCACAAATCAAGGAATTCATAAGAAATGCCTTAGCCGAGGACATTGGGCATGGGGATATAACCACAAACAGCACGATTGATGATGCCTCCGTATCAGAAGCCGTGGTGTTTGCCAAAGAGACAATGGTCTTAGCCGGCATAATGATGTTTAAAGAGGTGTTTGACACTCTCAACCAGGGAGTAACCGTGAGCATATTGGCATATGATGGCGCAGTGGTGCAAAGCGGCAGCAAAATTGCCTCACTTACCGGCAAAACCGCCTCATTACTTATAGGGGAACGCGTAGCCCTAAACATTTTGCAGCGGTTGTCAGGGATAGCGACATTGACCTCAAAATTTGTGGGTGAGGTCAAAGGTCTTGGCGTTAAAATTCTTGATACAAGAAAGACAACTCCCAACATGCGGCAGTTGGAAAAGTATGCGGTAACGGTGGGCGGCGGCTCAAATCACAGGTTTGGGCTTTATGATGGCATGTTGATTAAAGACAATCATATTAAAGCCTGTGGCGGAATTACAAGGGCAGTAGCCAGAGCAAAAAAGAATATCCCGTTTCTTACCAAAATAGAGGTTGAAGTGCAAACCCTCTCAGAACTCAATGAAGCTCTCAGTTGCGGCGTAGATGCTGTGATGCTGGACAATATGAATATAGAGCAAATGAAAGAGGCGGTCGGAGTTGTCAGAAGCTCCGGCAACAATATTTTAATAGAGGCCTCAGGCAATGTGACGCTTCAAAATGTGCGCTCAATTGCAGAAACCGGAGTTGATGTGATTTCTACAGGGTTTATCACCCACTCGGCACAGGCCGTGGATATAAGCATGAAGATACTCTAA